The genomic stretch TTGCCGCCACCTGCGCGACCTGCACGTCAATACCGGACAGGCGCATCACTTCCACCGTGACGCTTTCCAATCGAGCTGGGCCAGTGCCTTCCAAGACCTTGGGGACGTCTGGGGCCTCGGCGGGCAGAGATCTCTGCGGCTTCGAGTCGGCAGCCGGTCCGACGTGCTGCGGGTTCACCTGGCCTTGATGGGCCTCGAACCGGTACACGTTGTCGCTGTAGTTGATGACCCCGTCACTGTCGACCCACCGATAGATTGCCGCCGAACCTGGATCCGGCGCACTGAGCACGACGAGCAGGGCTAGGGCCAAGACCGAGGGGCGTGTCACCGACTGCCTCGTGCCTGGGAGACGGGGAGGACCAGCCGGTCGAGCGCCGCGGCCCGCTCGAACTGCCGGGCCTCTCGCAAAGAGGCCACCACCTCTTTGAGAAGCGCCCGATCGTTTGGATGGTACCGGGCGTAGCTGGCGGTGTGGGCGGCGGCTTCAGCCCAGCGTTGGTCCCGGAGCAGCATCGCGATGAGCCGCTTGCGGGGCGCGGCGGCCGACGGCGCCGCGGCGACCAGCGGCTCCATTTCGTGGTCGAAGTCGAGGCGCATACTCTCCACCCATGGCAGCCCGAAGAACCCCGGACGGATCCGCACACGAACCGGCTGACCCTCGTTCAGGAGCGTCGGGACGACCAGGTCGCGCTCGGGAAAAATAACCACGCGCTTCAGCCGCTCCGGGGCCTCCCACGAGCGTACATCCGCCCACCACAAGCCCGTCCCCGACGCACCCCACAAGCGGATGATCTCGCTCGGATGCTCGGTGGCGTCGGCCCGGTCGAGCGTTCCGTTGAAGGTGAGGATCATGGCCAGCGCGCAATAGAGCCCGGTGACGACAACGACGGCCCGATCCCCGACAGTCACCACTCGCTCGACGAGGCGCCAACGCGCGACGGCCCAATCGAGGACACGCATGACCCGGACAGCGATCAACCCGGTGAGGCCGAGCACAAACAGGCCGAAGAGCGCTTGCCCGGACAGCCGCCCAAGAATGGTGAGCCACGTCTTGAGCACCGGCATCCCGACGATCACGGATGCGATGAGTCCCAGCACCGGAGCGAAGACGTTCAGGATCATGAGGTTGAGAACCACGAGGGGCGCAAACCGCGCCGCGATCTCGAGCATGTGTGCGGCCACCGACGACGGCGTCGCGTTTGACACCCGGCGCACCAGCAGCGCGGCATCCAAGACCAGCAGGCCCATCCCGACCAAGACGGCCAGGGCAAGGTAGCGGTTCGAGGCCCGGTATGTCCCCGCCACCATGGCGAACCAGAACGTCAGGACGCAGAGCAGGAACATGGAGAGCACGCGCAGACGCAGGAGCCGCCGCGCCGCCCGATCGACCGCGCCGCTCATGGCCCTTCTCCGCGGCGCCCCCGCAGGGCCCGTGCGCGCTGGGCATGTTGCCGGGCCCCGGCATCATCACCCAGCAGGGCCAGGGCCTTGGCCAGCCGCACATGGGCCTCCGCGTTGCTGCCGTCGAGCGCGATGACCTGCTGCATGCGCGTGGCCATGCCGAGGGGATCACCGAGCCTGGTGACGAGGATGCGCTCGAGGTCGCGCAGGTAGAACGGGTCGGTGGGCGCGGCCTCGAAGGCCCTGGTGATCATCTGATATTGCAGGAGGGGGTCGCCCAGCTTGTCCGCCTCCACGGCGAGCCAGCGCAGGGCTTCCGCGTGACGAGGATCCGCGACGATGGCCTGCCCCATCGCGCGCCGCGCCGCCTCGTACTCTCCGCGCTTGTCGTGCACGATCCCGAGCGTGAGATAGGCATCGGCGGAGCGATCACCCGCGGCGATGGCTTCCTGCGCGTAGCGCATGGCGGTCAGACCCTGGCGCTCATCAAAGATGCGGAGATAGCGGTGCAGGTGTGCGAGCAGACAGAGGGGTCGCTGCCCTGGCGGCCGCTCCCGGAGCTCACCGGCCAGCTCCATGATGCGGTAGAGGATGGTGTCGCGCCCTCCAGCGGAGTTGGCGCGAAGCGCGCGATTGAGGCTCTGGATCGCCGAGCCGGTGTCGCCTGTGCGCGCCAGGGCGACGGCACCCAAATAGAGGGCGTCCACGTGGTCAGGGTGCCGGTGAAGGACCGCCGCGAATGTCTTGACGGCCTCGCTCGGCTTCCCTCGCTCGAGCGCGAGCTCGGCAAGCGTGATCTGGGGTTCGAGGGCAGAAGGCACGAGGGCCAGCGTGGTCCGTGCCCGGCGCTCCGCCTCGTCTACCTCGCCTATCCGGAAGGCCCAGTAGCCGGCAGGATCGTACAGATACGGCAGGGACAGCTGGCCCTTCAAGCCTGCACGATAGGCGCGAGCGGCGTCCCGATAGTTCCCGGCCAGATAGTGCGCCAACGCGCGAGGGCCCGTGCGGGAGACCTGGAAGAGCTCTGAGCTGAGCTGGCTCAGGTGCCAGTAGGCGACGAGCCAGAGGAGCATCAGGACGGCGGCGACTATGACGGTGGGGCGAATCCGCATCGGGGACGGGCGTGAGCTGGCGGACCGGTCCACGGTGGGTGGCGCTGCACACGCTGTGCCATGCGCGAACCCGCCCAAGCGGGGCCTTCCACTCGTTTTGGCGTTGCTCGCGCGTCACCGCGGTGACGAATTACGACGATGCGCCCCCCAAGATTGACACCTTGACATGCCTCAGAACGCATCATGCGACGGTGACGGGCGGCGAAAGTTTGACTTGAGCGAGAGGCGTTGACCATAGTGGCTCCATGGAGAGCGACATCCCGCGACCAGATGACGGGTCGTCGTTCTTCAGAAAACCCTCGGCGGGGGCGGCGGTATCCCCGATGGGTAGCGCGGTCGATCCACGCAGTCCATTCGACTCTCCTCGCCCACCGGCGTCACCACCGGCGCCACCCTCATCGCTACCTCGCACGCCCTCACGAATCGCAGAATCATCCAGTACGCCGGCGGTCCGGCAGCCGAGCTTCCGCGGGGAGGCCGGGACGCTTTTCGGGATCCACATCGTCAACGTGCTCTTCACCCTCGGCACCCTAGGCCTCTACTACTTCTGGGCCAAGACGCGGACACGGCGGTTCCTCTTCAGCCAGACCGAGTTTGCCGGCGACCGATTCGCCTATCACGGTACCGGCCGAGAGCTCTTGATCGGGACGGTGAAGGCCCTCCTGGTCTTCGGCGTGCCCCTGCTGGCGCTGCATGTGATTCGGGAGCGGATCGAGGTCCCCACCGCCGTCAAGATTGCCGTCGGACTCGTATCCTCGGCGGTGGGCTTCAGCTTCGTACCCGTGGCGATCGTGGGCGCTCGCCGCTATCGGCTCAGCCGAACGTCCTGGCGGGGCGTTCGCTTCTCCTTCCATGGGCGGACGTGGCCGCTGATGAAGATCTTCATCCGCGGCACCCTGCTCAGCTTCGTGACGTTCGGCTTTTACTATCCCGTCTTCCTCGTGCGCCGACATGCGTTCCTGGTCTCGCAGAGCTATTTCGGCACTGAACGCTTCGATTTTTCCGGGCAGGGCCGTGATCTAATGGAGCACTTCGTGCGGGCTGTCCTCCTGACGCCCTTTACGCTCGGCCTGTATTGGTTCTGGTGGACAGCACGCAAGCGCCGCTATCTCTGGGAGCACACGCGCTTCGGCGAGGCGCGCTTCCGCTCGACTGTGACGGGCGGCGCGCTGCTCAGGCTTCACGCGCTCAACGCGCTGATCCTCGTCGGCACCCTGGGCCTCGCCTGGCCGTGGGTCAAGGTTCGCAACATTCACTTCGCCTACCGATACCTGAGCCTCCTCGGCCCACTGGATCTCGAGCGGATCCAGCAGCAGGCTCAGTTCCCGTCGGCGACGGGCGAGGCGCTGGCCGGTTTCTTCGACTCCGGCTTCGATCTCGCCTGACCCAGCCCGGGCTTCCGATGCCAACTGATTGGCCGGCTGCCTATCTCGACGGAGAGACCGCCATCCGTCACCGGGCCATCGTGCGTCTGATGCGCGAAGGTCTCGAAGTCACGCCCGCCGGTGGGCGGACGCGGCTCTGGCCCTATGCCCAGGTCCGGCAAACCCAGGGTGCCTACGCAGGCGAGGAAGTTCGGCTCGAGCACGGGGGGCAGATGCCGGAAGTATTGGTCGTGCGGGACCTGCGCTTTCTCCAGAGCCTCCACGAGCTGGCGCCTGAATT from Candidatus Methylomirabilota bacterium encodes the following:
- a CDS encoding tetratricopeptide repeat protein, with protein sequence MRIRPTVIVAAVLMLLWLVAYWHLSQLSSELFQVSRTGPRALAHYLAGNYRDAARAYRAGLKGQLSLPYLYDPAGYWAFRIGEVDEAERRARTTLALVPSALEPQITLAELALERGKPSEAVKTFAAVLHRHPDHVDALYLGAVALARTGDTGSAIQSLNRALRANSAGGRDTILYRIMELAGELRERPPGQRPLCLLAHLHRYLRIFDERQGLTAMRYAQEAIAAGDRSADAYLTLGIVHDKRGEYEAARRAMGQAIVADPRHAEALRWLAVEADKLGDPLLQYQMITRAFEAAPTDPFYLRDLERILVTRLGDPLGMATRMQQVIALDGSNAEAHVRLAKALALLGDDAGARQHAQRARALRGRRGEGP
- a CDS encoding YjgN family protein, which encodes MGSAVDPRSPFDSPRPPASPPAPPSSLPRTPSRIAESSSTPAVRQPSFRGEAGTLFGIHIVNVLFTLGTLGLYYFWAKTRTRRFLFSQTEFAGDRFAYHGTGRELLIGTVKALLVFGVPLLALHVIRERIEVPTAVKIAVGLVSSAVGFSFVPVAIVGARRYRLSRTSWRGVRFSFHGRTWPLMKIFIRGTLLSFVTFGFYYPVFLVRRHAFLVSQSYFGTERFDFSGQGRDLMEHFVRAVLLTPFTLGLYWFWWTARKRRYLWEHTRFGEARFRSTVTGGALLRLHALNALILVGTLGLAWPWVKVRNIHFAYRYLSLLGPLDLERIQQQAQFPSATGEALAGFFDSGFDLA